A stretch of Megalobrama amblycephala isolate DHTTF-2021 linkage group LG14, ASM1881202v1, whole genome shotgun sequence DNA encodes these proteins:
- the LOC125246353 gene encoding epidermal differentiation-specific protein-like has protein sequence MSKIIVFSKNIFEGRTAEFKNDVRNLEEKGFNDVICSKKVIGAPWVAYYDENFAGKHLVFEEGEYSTLDDKGQFSSLRIVTGDLDNPEIQLNVNYQGRSMTLRKETNLHDIDFSDIASSHKVKGGVWVLYQHMSH, from the coding sequence ATGAGCAAGATCATTGTTTTTAGCAAAAACATCTTTGAAGgcagaacagctgaattcaaGAACGATGTCCGCAACTTAGAAGAAAAGGGTTTCAACGACGTCATCTGCTCCAAAAAAGTCATCGGTGCACCATGGGTGGCGTATTATGACGAGAATTTTGCTGGAAAGCACCTGGTGTTTGAGGAAGGAGAGTACTCTACCCTTGATGACAAAGGCCAGTTTTCTTCCCTCAGGATAGTCACAGGTGACCTGGACAACCCTGAAATCCAGCTAAATGTGAATTATCAAGGAAGAAGCATGACCCTACGCAAGGAAACCAATCTTCATGACATTGATTTCAGTGACATAGCTTCTTCTCACAAAGTGAAAGGTGGTGTCTGGGTGCTATACCAGCACATGAGTCATTAG